The following nucleotide sequence is from Candidatus Krumholzibacteriia bacterium.
CGGTGCGGCCCGCCATGGCAATCAGATGGCCCGCGATGGCGAGGGGCGATGTCATGCCGACAATGTGCCTCGCGTGCTCGATGGCCCGGGGCCGAGTGTGAAAGGACTCCGGCGCGAATACCGTGGGCAGGAACGACTCGGCGAAAACATCGGCACCATCGCGTTTCACAGCCGCGGCGGCGTTCGCGCGGCCAATCTTGCCTGCGTCGTCATCGGCTTCGCTGCGCGTGTCGCACAGCACGGCGGCTTGAAAGCGCTCGGGGTTGCGCGCCAGCGCCCGCAGCGTGATGTATCCCCCCATGGAAAGCCCCACCGCCACCACGCGTTCGATATCCAGGTAGTCGAGCAGGGCGATCAGGTCGTCCACGCCGCCCTCGATGGTATATTGCCCGTCGCCCACTTCGCTGTGGCCGAGACCGCGGATGTCGTATGCAATGCAACGGTGGCTGTGCCCGGCCGCCTCCATCTGCGCGCCCCACATGGCGCTGCTCAACGGAAAGGCGTGGACGAACAAGACCGTGGGCGACTGCGTCTCACCGGTCTCCACGAAATGAATGGTGGTGCCGTTGATCTTTGCGTGCACGAACGTTACCTCATTTCAGAAGCGTCAACGTCTCTCATCTTGTGCCCGCTCCAAGCAGCCGCCGTCCGACACCTGGCCGCTGCTTCATCAGGTACAGGCCGGCCAGCAGCACGGCGAACAGGTTGGCCACCACAATGGACCACCACGGCACCAGGGCGCGAACGGGACCGATCAGCAGATTGACCCCGTAAACGGTGACAACGAACCCGGCCACGATGACCAGCGTCACCAGCCGCGCGCGCGCGGGATGACGATCGGCGTACTCCACCAGTCCGGTCACGACGAGTCCGATGGCGAGCGAGATCGAGAAGTGCAACGCGTTGTACTGGAGGATGGCCCGCGGGTCCGGACGCACGGGCAGCAGGAGAATCGAGGGATCGCGCAGCCCCTGAAATGTCACCTTGCCGAGCATGTCCACGGTGAACAGTGTTCCACGTGCCGCCAGAAAATCGAAGATCGCATAGAACAATGCCACGGAAACGGCGGCGATCAAGCCGACCATCAGTCCTTGCCGGACCGTACCACCCGTTGACGTCATGTGAGTCCCCCTTACTTTGCCATCTTCGCACCCATCTGCTGCAACAACTCCCGAAGAATGGAGCGGTGGCAGTGGGCCTCGTCCTCGCAGTAACAACCGATCGAAAAACTGGCCTGGTGCGACAAAGCCGCCAGCAGTTCCAGATCCCGGCGGGGTGCGAGCTGTTTCAACTCGGCGAGAAACTTGCGCTTGAACACCTTCCACGCGCGCTCGTCCTTCACCGGAAAGGTTTCCTTGAGCAGCGGTTCGGTGGGTGAGAGGTTGGGAAACCAGACGTCGTAGAAATCCCGCGAGGCAAACTGGTCCTTGGGAACGCCGCGCGGCGGCCGCCGCACGGTGCCGATGCGCAGGCCCTCGCCTTTGGCGCGCGGGCTGCCGAGCCTCACGATTCTAACCGGCATGGTTCCTCCCCGTGTATTCCAGGATCACAGGTACGGATATATCTCATCTGCAATCCAGTAGCAAGAGATGAGCAGTGCGAGGAGCGTCCCCCACACCCACAGCATCCAACGGCGCTTGCGCCACGTTGCGGCGAACGACGACTGCTGCAGGGGAATGTCCACGAGGTACGCGGCGGAGTAGCATACGTTGGCCAGTGCCGCGAGCACCAGGAGTTGCAGGGCATGTTGGAGTGTCAGCGCGTGCTGAAAGTGCGGCCATGTGAACACAACCCACCCGGCCGCCAGCGCGGCCAGGGCGACGTTGTACCAGATGCGCCGCGGCTCCCAGTACAGGGCCGCTTCACGAAGCGGATTCGCTGCCATTCCGGAGCCCCCCGGGGGTGAGAGCGCGCGCCAACGGCGTCATGGCGTTCAGCGATGGTCGCTGTCGATAGTACCGGGCGGCCGGTGGAGTCGCAAGGAGACGCTGGTACCAGCGCAGCCTGCCGAGGGCAACACACTTTTCTCGTGATATCCGGTCCACCGGCCCGTCCTACAGGGTACTGCGTTCCCGCCGAACGGGGGCCAACCGTGTCCTGATCGGGAAGGAGCCCGGCCATGAACCTCGCACGCTATCTCACCTGCTGCCTCGTCCTGGCGGCCATCGTTTTCGCCACCGCCCCGCCCGCCTTCGCCACCTGGTCCACCAACCCCGCGGTGAACACACCCGTCTGCCTGGCAGCAGAAGACCAGTCGAACGCGGTGGCAATTCCAGACGGAGCCGGGGGCGCCATCATTTCCTGGCAGGATACCCGCCTTGGCTTCTCGAACATCAACATCTACGCGCAGCGGGTGGATGCAACCGGCACTCCGCTCTGGGCCAGTGACGGGATCGTGGTCTGTGACGCCGCCAACAACCAGAGCAATCCTATCGCGGCGGGCGACGGTGCCGGCGGGGTCTTCATCCTCTGGCGGGACTTGCGCGCGGGGCCGGCCCACTACGCCCAGCACATCGATGGGAACGGTAACCCACTGTGGCCAGCGAACGGTATCGCGTTCGTCACCGGGGCAGGGGGCAACGAGAGCGTCACGCCGGACGGCTTCGGCGGTTTCATCTGCGCGTGGGAAGACCCGCGCTACGACCCGCAGGGCAATATCTGGGCGCAGCGCATGTCCGGCGGTGGAACGGCGTACTGGCTTGCCAACGGAGTTGCGGTGTGCACCGCGGCGAACTACCAGACCTACATGGACATCACCAGCGATGGCGCCGGGGGCGCCATCATCACCTGGCAGGACAGCCGCACCTCGATCAGCGAATACGGCGTCTACGCCCAGCGCATGAATGCCGCTGGAAATGCGGTGTGGACCGCGAACGGCATCGTGGTATGCAACCTGAACCTCAGGCAGAGGGTTCCCAAGATCGTCCCCGACGGAGCCGGCGGCGCCATCATTGCCTGGCAGGACCAGCGAATGGGCGGGGACGATATCAACGTCTATGCACAGCGGGTCAACAGCACCGGGTCCCTGCTGTGGCCCACCGACGGCGCAGACGTATGTACCTTCGCCGGCAATCAGAGCGTTCCACTGTGCGCGAGCGACGGAACCGGCGGCGCCATCGTTTGCTGGCTCGACACCCGCACCAACCCCAACATGTATGCGCAACGCCTCAGCGGCGCCGGCGCTCAGCTCTGGAACCCGGACGGTGTCCCCATGGCGTCCACCACCAGCAACAAGCTCAACCACGCGATCGTGAGCGACGGCAGCGGTGGGGCACTCCTCGCGTGGCAGGATCTGCGCGGCACGAACAGCTACGATATCTACATCCAGAGAATCAGCTCTCTGGGCATGCCCGCGTGGGCGACCAACGGCGCGGCCATGGGCACAGCGGCCCTCGCGCAACAGTTCCCTGCGGTGGTGAGCGACGGCGCCGGGGGCGCCATCGTCGCATTTCAGGATCCACGCAACGGCACAGACAACAACATCTATGCGCAGGAGATCAACGGGAATGGAGTTGTGGGCGGAGGGCTGCTGCCAACGGGCGTGAATGACGGTGGCACGCCGGCAACGGCCAGCCTGCACCAGAACTACCCGAACCCGTTCAATCCGGCGACGACGATCTCGTTCGATCTCGGTGCACGTTCGTTTGTGTCGTTGAGGGTGTTTGATGTGCGGGGCCGCGAGGTGGCAACGCTCATCCAGGGCGAGTTGCCCGCCGGCACGCATACGCAACCATGGCATGCCCTCGACCTTGCGAGCGGTGTTTACCTCTATCGTTTGTCAGTGGTTCCGTCAGCGATGGCGCACGGAATCAGGGCCGGAGACGGGGATGCCTTTGTAGAGACCCGGAAGCTGGTCCTGCTGAAGTAAGCACTTCAGTGTTTCACCTCGGCGGCGCTCGTCAAGGGCCCGCGGTCCCCGGAACCCACCCGCTCCGCGGATTCATCCCACGCGAAAATGGAGCGGGTCCCGGAGGTTTTGCAGTTCGCGGTAGTAGTAGAGGGCTGTGGGCCGTTTGCCCTTGAATCGAAGCTTCTTCAGAAACTCGATTTCCTCGTCGGTGGCTTCACGGCTCAACGATGGGTCACGAAGGAACTCTTCCAGCCCCGGCTCTTCCTGCGGGCGACGCTCGGGCTCCTTCTCAACGAACTCATACCGCCTTGTGTGCTCCGGAACCAGTCTGCGATTGAGCACGATGTCCATGCCGAAGTTCCCAAGGTCGATCGACCAGGACTCGATCAAGGGATCAAGAAAAGAAGCGCAGCTTTCCGGCGACAGGCTGAACACATCCGCGTCCAGGAACTCCAGGATCATGACTCGTATCTGTTCGTAGCTCTTGCTGGTGAGCCGTGCCACCAGGCGGAGCCAGGTTTCATTCTCCAGCTCCTCCGTGGCCAGTCTCTTCACGACATCCAGGAGCCTCTGGGTAACGAGGCGTTCGAGCTCGCCGAAGGGCTCTTTCTCGAAGATGGCCCGGATCTGCTTTGCCTGCTCGGGCGCGCACTTGCCAAGCACCAGATCCCGAACCTCGCTCAGCAGGGGCACGGGCGGCTCCGCGAGTGTGCGCTTCCACTCCGCCATGCGCTGGAGTTCCGCCAGCCTGGCAAGCTTGTCCCCGGGTAGCTTCAGAACCATGGACATCTTCTCGTAGATATCGGTCCGTTCGGGCGCCGGCGGCAGCTTCTTGCCGGTGAGCAGCTGCGAGATGTAGGACTCCGTAACCCTGGCTGCAGCCGCCAGATCCTTCTGTTCCAGCTTCAGCTCTTCCAGGCGCTGTTTAATGAGAATGGACACGTCCACGGATCGCCTCCGGGTTAACTAACCCTGATTAATCATATATACAGTATCGCGATATACACTTGACTAGTCAAGTTAATTGCCCTATGTTGAGGAAGCAGCAGAGCACCTCGCTTCACCCACCCAGGTCATCTCATCGCTCCCTGCCAATCACCAGTACACACGAGGAGAACCATAATGTACGCACGCAGAGTCTCAATGAACCTCAAGCCGAACAGTGTCCCCGAGTTCACCCGCACCCTGGAAAAGGAAGTCATTCCCGCCCTGCGCAAGCAGAAGGGTTTCCAGGACGAAATCACCCTTGTCGTCCCCAACGGGACCAAGGTGGTCGCGATCAGCCTGTGGGACAAGATGGAGAGCGCGACGGCCTACAACAACAGCGGCTATGCCGAGGTCGTGAAGATGCTTTCGAAGGTGGTCGACGGAACGCCCAACGTTGAGAACTACGAAGTTTCCAACTCCACGTTCCACAAGATCGCCGTCAAGGTCTAACTCCGTATCACAGCTCCGTCAAGGTGGGGGCAGGCATCCGCCTGCCCCCACCCCTGCCATCCGGCAGGAAAGAAAGAAGGACATGAAATGAGTACCAAGAGAATGTATGTCGGCAACCTGTCGTTCGACTCCACGACCGAGGACGTAAGCGCGGCCTTCGGAGCATTCGGAACCGTTATCGACTGTTCCCTGATCAGCGACCGCGCCACCGGCCGCACCAAGGGCTTCGGGTTTGTTGAGATGGACGCAACCGAAGCCGCCAACGCGATGGCACAGCTCAACGGCAAGGACCTTGGTGGGCGTGCCATCACGGTCGCCGAAGCACGGGAGCGCACCAGCGGGACGCCGAGCAACTAGCGTGAGCCCTGGGGCGCCCGATGGCAGGGCGCCTCCCGCGTGTGCCGGGGAACGTCGCCTGGCGCTACCAGCCGGGTCGATTCGTGCCGCCGGGCCCCGGCCTGCTGTATCGACTGGCGATCGTGCTATCATCCCCCCATGAAACACACCCGTTGGTTCCCTGGCCTGTTCCTGGCCGCCGCACTGCAGGTGAGCATGGTGCCCATGGCTTCATCCCGATCCGACTCGACCGTTACCCGTCCCGTCGCCACCGTGCCCCACGTGGACCTCGCGCGCTACACCGGCCTGTGGTACGAGGTGGCGAAGATCCCCAACCGATTCCAGAAGCAGTGCGCGCGCGGCACCACCGCGGAGTACGCGCTGCGCGACGATGGGGAGATCAGCGTGATCAACCGGTGCATCAAGGAAGACGGAAGCACCGACGAAGCCGAAGGGGTCGCGAAGATCGTGGACGCGGCCAGCAACGCAAGACTCAAGGTGAGCTTCGTGAGCTTTCTCGGCTGGCGGCCGTTCTGGGGGGACTACTGGGTGATCGGCCTGGACGCGGACTACCGGTGGGCCATCATCGGCACCCCCGATCGCAAGTACGGCTGGGTGCTGGCGCGCACCCCGTCCCTCGACATGAACACCATGGACGCGATCTTTGCCATCATCGAGCGCAACGGCTATCCGCGTTCGGTGTTCGTGATGAGTCCGCAGGACTAGCCCCGCACCAAAGCGCCGTCAGATCCGGCCGATGGGCAGCCGCCGCACGCGC
It contains:
- a CDS encoding alpha/beta hydrolase yields the protein MHAKINGTTIHFVETGETQSPTVLFVHAFPLSSAMWGAQMEAAGHSHRCIAYDIRGLGHSEVGDGQYTIEGGVDDLIALLDYLDIERVVAVGLSMGGYITLRALARNPERFQAAVLCDTRSEADDDAGKIGRANAAAAVKRDGADVFAESFLPTVFAPESFHTRPRAIEHARHIVGMTSPLAIAGHLIAMAGRTDTTGSLASIAVPTLILVGENDTRTPHASSRAMHERIPASELHVVPGAGHMSNMENPAFFNARLVDFLKAQG
- a CDS encoding DUF488 family protein, which encodes MPVRIVRLGSPRAKGEGLRIGTVRRPPRGVPKDQFASRDFYDVWFPNLSPTEPLLKETFPVKDERAWKVFKRKFLAELKQLAPRRDLELLAALSHQASFSIGCYCEDEAHCHRSILRELLQQMGAKMAK
- a CDS encoding T9SS type A sorting domain-containing protein, translated to MNLARYLTCCLVLAAIVFATAPPAFATWSTNPAVNTPVCLAAEDQSNAVAIPDGAGGAIISWQDTRLGFSNINIYAQRVDATGTPLWASDGIVVCDAANNQSNPIAAGDGAGGVFILWRDLRAGPAHYAQHIDGNGNPLWPANGIAFVTGAGGNESVTPDGFGGFICAWEDPRYDPQGNIWAQRMSGGGTAYWLANGVAVCTAANYQTYMDITSDGAGGAIITWQDSRTSISEYGVYAQRMNAAGNAVWTANGIVVCNLNLRQRVPKIVPDGAGGAIIAWQDQRMGGDDINVYAQRVNSTGSLLWPTDGADVCTFAGNQSVPLCASDGTGGAIVCWLDTRTNPNMYAQRLSGAGAQLWNPDGVPMASTTSNKLNHAIVSDGSGGALLAWQDLRGTNSYDIYIQRISSLGMPAWATNGAAMGTAALAQQFPAVVSDGAGGAIVAFQDPRNGTDNNIYAQEINGNGVVGGGLLPTGVNDGGTPATASLHQNYPNPFNPATTISFDLGARSFVSLRVFDVRGREVATLIQGELPAGTHTQPWHALDLASGVYLYRLSVVPSAMAHGIRAGDGDAFVETRKLVLLK
- a CDS encoding helix-turn-helix transcriptional regulator, encoding MDVSILIKQRLEELKLEQKDLAAAARVTESYISQLLTGKKLPPAPERTDIYEKMSMVLKLPGDKLARLAELQRMAEWKRTLAEPPVPLLSEVRDLVLGKCAPEQAKQIRAIFEKEPFGELERLVTQRLLDVVKRLATEELENETWLRLVARLTSKSYEQIRVMILEFLDADVFSLSPESCASFLDPLIESWSIDLGNFGMDIVLNRRLVPEHTRRYEFVEKEPERRPQEEPGLEEFLRDPSLSREATDEEIEFLKKLRFKGKRPTALYYYRELQNLRDPLHFRVG
- a CDS encoding RNA-binding protein, whose protein sequence is MSTKRMYVGNLSFDSTTEDVSAAFGAFGTVIDCSLISDRATGRTKGFGFVEMDATEAANAMAQLNGKDLGGRAITVAEARERTSGTPSN
- a CDS encoding lipocalin family protein produces the protein MKHTRWFPGLFLAAALQVSMVPMASSRSDSTVTRPVATVPHVDLARYTGLWYEVAKIPNRFQKQCARGTTAEYALRDDGEISVINRCIKEDGSTDEAEGVAKIVDAASNARLKVSFVSFLGWRPFWGDYWVIGLDADYRWAIIGTPDRKYGWVLARTPSLDMNTMDAIFAIIERNGYPRSVFVMSPQD